A window of the Salvelinus sp. IW2-2015 linkage group LG3, ASM291031v2, whole genome shotgun sequence genome harbors these coding sequences:
- the adm2a gene encoding protein ADM2a, which produces MRSLLPVTVYCISLLSLQQLLALPVADRLERNRLELLKKLHALREEEIFTPETGTELASPTDSSHSIRSPKWLPGYLRRDTPPTIMNTAHPEALVRARREEGVEPQRTGSRGRRHAHSGSLRGHHHPQLMRVGCALGTCQVQNLSHRLYQLIGQSGREDSSPINPRSPHSYG; this is translated from the exons ATGCGTTCACTTCTGCCGGTTACTGTGTATTGCATCAGCCTACTCTCCCTCCAGCAGCTCCTGGCTCTCCCGGTCGCAGACCGTCTAGAGCGAAACAG GTTGGAGCTGCTTAAGAAGCTTCATGcgctgagagaggaggagatcttCACTCCAGAAACTGGCACCGAACTCGCCAGCCCAACAGACTCCAGCCACTCCATCAGATCTCCAAAATGGCTGCCTGGCTACCTCCGCAGAGACACACCACCCACTATCATGAACACAGCCCATCCTGAAGCTCTGGTACGGGCGAGGCGTGAGGAGGGCGTGGAGCCACAACGGACGGGGTCAAGAGGTCGTCGCCATGCCCACTCAGGGTCGCTCCGGGGTCACCACCACCCCCAGCTGATGAGAGTGGGGTGTGCCCTGGGAACCTGCCAGGTTCAGAACCTCAGCCACCGGCTCTATCAGCTGATTGGCCAGAGCGGACGGGAAGACTCCTCCCCCATTAACCCCCGGAGTCCGCATAGTTACGGATGA